In one Mucilaginibacter ginsenosidivorax genomic region, the following are encoded:
- a CDS encoding APC family permease, which yields MPSPAALKKIRPIQLIAVIFFTVSGGPYGLEPLLAYAGDHAALIILLITPLLWDVPAILTVLELNSMMPVNGGYYKWVKHALGTRWGFYEGWWTWLYTFVDLAIYPVLFVMYASFFYPELAQYKIQVCLLIIWASAGLNILGIVPVGKASLFLSAIVLAPVVIVIVLAFHHHTGPLTLPAPSFKGLNFPSFGMALYTVMWNCLGWDNVTTYAEEVERPVRSYILSIIIAFTLVIVVYFFITWVAQQSGINHTKFTDEGMPALGVLIAGHWLGVVVAVGGMASSLGIYAAVLLSVSRVPHVMAQDKLLPAGINRLHKRFNTPFVSIIICSLVVSFMILWKLGELFIIDVTVYGAGLSLEYITLVKLRIKEPDRARPFKIPLGVPGLCILLMLPVLVYVIALAGTFSSEGDAVKASVFAIIALLSAEVAWQRIAFITRLKRWYKRNWS from the coding sequence ATGCCATCACCCGCCGCATTAAAAAAGATAAGGCCTATACAGCTTATTGCTGTTATCTTCTTTACCGTATCCGGTGGGCCTTACGGCCTGGAGCCTTTGTTAGCTTACGCCGGCGACCATGCCGCATTGATTATCCTGTTAATTACGCCGCTTTTGTGGGATGTGCCTGCCATATTAACCGTGCTGGAATTAAACAGCATGATGCCGGTAAACGGCGGCTATTATAAATGGGTAAAACACGCACTTGGCACCCGTTGGGGCTTTTATGAAGGCTGGTGGACCTGGCTTTATACATTTGTAGACCTGGCCATTTACCCGGTGCTATTTGTAATGTATGCTTCCTTTTTTTATCCCGAACTCGCTCAATATAAAATACAGGTTTGTTTACTCATCATTTGGGCATCAGCGGGCTTAAATATATTGGGTATTGTACCGGTGGGTAAAGCAAGCTTATTTTTAAGCGCCATTGTACTGGCGCCGGTGGTTATTGTAATTGTGCTGGCCTTTCATCACCATACCGGGCCGTTAACGCTGCCTGCGCCATCTTTTAAAGGCCTTAATTTTCCATCTTTCGGGATGGCTTTGTATACGGTGATGTGGAATTGCCTGGGCTGGGACAACGTGACCACCTATGCCGAGGAGGTAGAGCGGCCGGTACGCTCCTATATTCTATCCATAATCATTGCGTTTACACTGGTTATAGTGGTTTACTTTTTTATAACCTGGGTAGCACAGCAATCGGGCATCAATCATACCAAATTTACGGATGAAGGAATGCCCGCCCTGGGTGTGTTGATAGCCGGGCATTGGCTTGGCGTTGTGGTTGCTGTAGGAGGCATGGCGAGTTCCTTAGGTATTTACGCCGCTGTGCTGCTATCCGTTTCGCGGGTGCCGCACGTAATGGCCCAGGACAAGTTGCTGCCCGCCGGAATCAACCGTTTACATAAACGGTTCAACACGCCCTTTGTATCCATCATTATTTGCTCGCTGGTGGTGAGTTTTATGATATTATGGAAACTGGGCGAATTGTTTATTATCGACGTAACGGTGTATGGAGCAGGCCTTTCGTTAGAATATATCACGCTGGTAAAACTGCGCATAAAAGAACCCGACAGGGCAAGGCCATTCAAGATACCGCTGGGCGTGCCGGGGCTTTGTATCCTTTTAATGCTTCCTGTTCTGGTATACGTAATCGCCCTCGCCGGAACCTTCTCTTCAGAGGGCGATGCCGTTAAGGCGTCTGTATTCGCCATTATCGCACTGCTTAGTGCCGAGGTTGCCTGGCAGCGCATTGCCTTTATCACCCGGCTAAAAAGATGGTATAAAAGAAACTGGTCGTAA
- a CDS encoding efflux RND transporter permease subunit yields MSLSSVSIKRPVLATVMSVVIVVFGIIGYKFLGVRDFPSVDPPIISVSTSYSGANADVIESQITEPLEKSINGVPGIRNISSTSSVGSSNITVEFDLDADLETAANDVRDKVAQAQRQLPQDINAPPVVTKADASADQIITLTVSSDKRNITQLDDYAENVLQEGLQTIPGVSTINIQGQRQYAMRLWIDPNKLSALGLTATDIGAALAKENVELPAGKIEGNNTEVTIRALGKLSTEKDFNNLIIRADSSRVIHLSDIGYAVLGSANEETIFKESGVPMVGLAIVPQPGANYVQIAKDFYARLKQIQKDLPPDIKVKVALDNTRFINQSITEVQETLIISFVLVVIIIYLFFRDWLIAFRPLIDIPVSLIGAFFIMYVFGFSINILTLLGIVLATGLVVDDGIVVTENIYKKVEAGMAIRKAAFEGSAEIFFAVVSTSVTLAAVFLPIVFLQGFTGRLFREFAVVVAGAVLISAFVSLSLTPMLNVKLIRKNNKKSKFYERTEPFFVNMTTSYTETLIKFMKVRWVSFVILAVSLIIIGVLVKVIPSELAPLDDRSLLRYSVTGSEGATYEYMTRYMDKVSNLVADSIPEANINLEIVSPSFGGGGAANTGFGRVGLVAPDERTRTQQQLADWMNKKLSKMPDARAIVVQEQTISGGGSGARTSLPVQYVIQNQDFEKIRKVLPRFFAEVSRSPVFQGTDVNLKFTKPELRVVTDRDRARDLGVSVDDIAQTLQLYYSAGRLDYFLINGKQYQVIAQVDRANRDQPLDLRSVYVRSTKGNLVQLDNVVKTTEGATPPAIYHFNRYKSATIQAGLAPGKTVGDGIAEMDRISKSLLDETFSTALSGPSRDYAEGSSNILFAFGFALLLIYLVLAAQFESFMDPFIVMLTVPLAISGAFLSLWLFNQTLNIFSEIGIITLVGLVTKNGILIVEFANQRMEHGVAKYEAAIEAATARLRPILMTSLAVVLGSVPIAFALGSGAKSRVSLGIVIMGGMLFSLVLTLYIIPLMYVIFASKTRRDPDEEPEEETAPEKKEMKLIENL; encoded by the coding sequence ATGAGTTTATCCTCAGTAAGTATAAAAAGGCCGGTATTGGCAACAGTAATGTCGGTAGTTATTGTTGTGTTCGGTATTATTGGCTACAAGTTTTTAGGGGTGAGGGATTTCCCGTCGGTCGATCCGCCAATTATTTCGGTATCTACCAGTTACTCGGGAGCGAATGCCGATGTAATTGAATCGCAGATAACCGAGCCGCTGGAAAAATCGATCAACGGTGTACCGGGTATCCGTAATATATCATCAACAAGCTCGGTTGGATCAAGTAATATTACAGTAGAGTTTGACCTTGATGCCGATTTGGAAACTGCGGCTAATGACGTGCGCGATAAAGTAGCGCAGGCACAGCGCCAACTGCCACAGGATATTAACGCTCCGCCGGTAGTAACCAAAGCCGACGCCAGCGCCGACCAGATTATCACCCTTACCGTGAGCAGCGACAAGCGTAATATTACCCAACTGGATGATTATGCCGAAAACGTATTGCAGGAGGGCCTGCAAACCATACCCGGCGTAAGTACTATTAATATACAGGGCCAGCGCCAGTACGCCATGCGCTTATGGATAGACCCTAACAAACTGTCGGCTCTTGGCCTTACGGCTACCGATATTGGCGCCGCGTTGGCCAAAGAAAACGTGGAGCTGCCTGCCGGTAAAATTGAGGGCAATAATACCGAGGTAACCATAAGGGCCCTTGGCAAGCTATCAACCGAAAAAGATTTTAACAACCTCATCATCCGTGCCGATAGCAGCCGGGTTATTCACCTGAGCGATATTGGCTACGCCGTTTTAGGATCGGCTAATGAGGAAACTATATTTAAGGAATCGGGCGTGCCTATGGTGGGCCTGGCTATAGTACCACAGCCGGGAGCGAATTATGTGCAAATAGCCAAAGATTTTTACGCCCGTTTAAAACAGATTCAGAAAGACTTGCCGCCCGACATTAAGGTAAAGGTAGCGCTGGATAATACCCGCTTTATCAATCAGTCAATCACCGAGGTGCAGGAAACACTTATTATTTCCTTTGTACTGGTGGTTATCATCATCTACCTGTTTTTCCGCGATTGGCTAATCGCCTTCCGCCCGCTGATAGATATACCTGTATCACTGATCGGGGCCTTTTTTATCATGTATGTGTTTGGCTTTTCCATCAATATTTTAACCCTGCTGGGCATTGTACTGGCAACGGGGCTGGTGGTTGATGATGGTATTGTGGTAACAGAAAACATTTACAAAAAAGTAGAGGCGGGGATGGCTATCCGCAAAGCAGCATTTGAAGGTTCGGCAGAAATTTTCTTCGCAGTTGTTTCGACTTCGGTAACGCTGGCGGCTGTGTTTTTACCTATTGTGTTTTTACAGGGATTTACAGGCAGGCTGTTCCGCGAGTTTGCGGTAGTAGTAGCCGGGGCGGTTTTAATATCGGCCTTTGTGTCGTTATCGTTAACACCGATGCTGAACGTGAAGCTGATCAGGAAGAACAATAAAAAGTCGAAGTTTTACGAGCGAACCGAACCGTTTTTTGTGAACATGACCACATCGTACACCGAAACGCTTATAAAATTTATGAAAGTGCGGTGGGTATCTTTTGTTATCCTGGCCGTGTCTTTGATAATTATTGGTGTATTGGTGAAAGTTATTCCGTCTGAATTGGCACCGCTTGACGACAGAAGTTTATTGCGTTACAGCGTAACCGGATCTGAAGGTGCCACATACGAGTACATGACCCGGTATATGGACAAAGTTTCAAACCTGGTGGCCGATTCGATACCGGAAGCCAATATTAACCTCGAGATCGTTTCGCCTTCATTTGGCGGCGGCGGAGCGGCAAATACAGGTTTTGGCCGTGTTGGTTTGGTAGCGCCCGACGAGCGTACGCGTACCCAGCAACAACTTGCTGATTGGATGAACAAAAAACTAAGCAAAATGCCCGACGCCCGGGCCATTGTAGTGCAGGAGCAAACCATAAGCGGCGGCGGCAGCGGCGCGCGTACATCATTGCCGGTACAGTATGTTATACAAAACCAGGACTTTGAAAAAATAAGAAAAGTGCTGCCAAGGTTTTTTGCCGAGGTTTCCCGTAGCCCCGTTTTCCAGGGAACGGACGTGAACCTTAAATTTACCAAACCCGAATTAAGGGTGGTAACAGATCGCGACAGGGCACGTGATTTGGGTGTTTCTGTAGATGACATAGCGCAAACGCTGCAATTGTATTATAGTGCCGGCCGTTTAGATTACTTCCTGATAAACGGGAAGCAATACCAGGTAATAGCCCAGGTTGACAGGGCCAACCGCGATCAGCCGCTTGATTTGAGATCGGTATATGTGCGCAGTACCAAAGGGAACCTGGTGCAACTGGATAACGTGGTTAAAACTACCGAAGGCGCCACGCCGCCGGCTATCTATCACTTTAACCGGTATAAATCGGCAACCATTCAGGCTGGTTTAGCTCCGGGCAAAACAGTTGGCGATGGTATTGCCGAGATGGACCGGATCTCCAAAAGCCTGCTCGACGAAACGTTCAGCACCGCCCTCAGCGGCCCATCGCGGGATTATGCCGAAGGATCGTCAAATATCTTATTTGCCTTTGGCTTTGCGCTTTTGCTGATATACCTGGTTTTGGCTGCCCAGTTTGAAAGCTTTATGGATCCATTCATCGTGATGCTTACCGTACCGCTGGCTATTTCGGGTGCATTTTTATCGTTGTGGCTGTTTAATCAAACACTGAATATTTTCAGCGAAATAGGTATCATCACCCTGGTAGGGCTGGTAACCAAAAACGGGATCCTTATTGTGGAGTTTGCCAACCAGCGCATGGAACATGGTGTGGCCAAGTACGAAGCCGCTATCGAGGCCGCTACTGCCCGCCTGCGCCCTATACTTATGACCAGTTTGGCCGTTGTATTAGGCTCGGTGCCAATCGCCTTCGCGCTGGGTTCGGGTGCAAAAAGCAGGGTATCGTTGGGTATTGTTATTATGGGCGGGATGCTGTTCTCGTTAGTATTAACGCTTTATATTATCCCATTGATGTACGTGATCTTCGCATCAAAAACCCGCCGCGACCCGGATGAAGAGCCTGAAGAAGAAACCGCGCCAGAAAAAAAAGAAATGAAATTGATTGAAAATCTTTAA
- a CDS encoding glycosyl hydrolase 53 family protein, translated as MQKSPFSFVIIGCLLLIASTSFAQRRQAVKPAGQPAEVQITPYKTTVIANGADDVMIKVVVIDSKGDEVKTARNLIRFSVQGDARIATITTSGKADAAATITDTSARANMKNGELWVKLIAGRTRGHVKFEAKSDSLWTGSTEIHTVQPGSPHKVTNDKYVAKTVTDKILGADISFLPELEAKGVKFSDKGVEKDAIQILKEHGFNYIRLRIFNDPAGPKGYSPTKGFCDLEHTRQMAKRVKAAGMKLLLDFHYSDYWADPQQQNKPAAWVGQDFITLKKSVQNYTAMVMQQLKDQNTTPDMVQVGNEINHGVVWPDGQINNLDSLAQLIYSGVKGVKAVSPKTIIMVHIALGGQNLESRFFMDNMAARNLPFDVIGLSYYPKWHGTPDDLKANMADMAQRYHKQVMVAEYTQLKREVNDIAFTVPGGKGIGSFIWEPLSTWEQIFDRDGKSNALIDVYPQIARKYGVKQ; from the coding sequence ATGCAAAAATCCCCCTTCTCTTTTGTTATCATTGGTTGCTTGCTTTTAATAGCTTCTACTTCGTTTGCGCAGCGTCGCCAGGCGGTGAAGCCGGCCGGTCAGCCGGCCGAGGTACAAATTACCCCCTATAAAACTACGGTTATTGCCAATGGTGCCGACGATGTAATGATTAAAGTGGTGGTAATTGACAGTAAAGGCGACGAAGTAAAAACGGCCCGTAACCTTATCCGTTTTTCGGTACAGGGTGATGCGCGGATAGCGACAATAACAACATCCGGCAAAGCGGATGCTGCAGCTACAATAACTGATACATCGGCGCGGGCCAACATGAAAAACGGCGAGCTTTGGGTAAAATTAATTGCAGGGCGTACACGTGGCCATGTAAAATTTGAGGCAAAAAGCGATAGCTTATGGACCGGATCAACCGAAATTCACACCGTACAGCCCGGAAGCCCGCATAAGGTAACCAACGATAAGTACGTTGCCAAAACGGTAACTGACAAAATATTAGGCGCCGATATCTCTTTCCTGCCCGAGCTGGAAGCAAAAGGGGTTAAATTCAGCGATAAAGGCGTTGAAAAAGATGCTATTCAAATATTGAAGGAGCATGGCTTTAACTACATCCGCCTGCGCATTTTTAATGATCCTGCCGGGCCAAAAGGATATTCGCCAACAAAGGGGTTTTGCGATCTGGAGCACACCAGGCAAATGGCCAAACGCGTAAAAGCCGCGGGTATGAAGCTACTGCTCGATTTTCATTACAGTGATTACTGGGCCGATCCGCAGCAGCAAAATAAACCGGCAGCCTGGGTTGGGCAGGATTTTATCACCCTAAAAAAATCGGTGCAGAATTATACAGCGATGGTAATGCAACAGCTGAAAGATCAAAACACCACGCCCGATATGGTGCAGGTTGGCAACGAGATTAATCACGGCGTGGTTTGGCCCGACGGGCAGATTAACAACCTGGATAGCCTGGCGCAATTGATCTACTCCGGCGTAAAGGGAGTAAAGGCCGTTAGCCCAAAAACCATTATCATGGTACATATTGCCTTAGGCGGCCAAAACCTCGAGTCGCGGTTTTTTATGGACAACATGGCGGCAAGAAATTTGCCGTTTGATGTGATTGGACTGTCGTACTATCCCAAATGGCATGGCACGCCGGATGATTTGAAAGCCAACATGGCCGATATGGCCCAACGTTATCATAAACAGGTTATGGTTGCCGAGTACACTCAACTAAAGAGAGAAGTTAACGATATTGCATTTACAGTACCTGGCGGAAAAGGTATTGGTTCATTCATATGGGAACCGCTGAGCACCTGGGAGCAGATTTTTGACAGGGACGGTAAGTCAAACGCGCTAATTGATGTGTACCCGCAAATTGCGCGCAAATATGGCGTTAAGCAATAG
- a CDS encoding KilA-N domain-containing protein, whose translation MGKINVEGVEIAIFSQNDIDYISLTDMAKSQHENIIITKWLSLKNTIEYLGEWEAMFNEKFNYTDFGTIKNTAGGNNFVLSVKEWIEKTGAIGITAKPGRYGGTYAHKDIAFQFGMWISPRFQLLLVREFQRLKDEEQKRLGSEWDYRRFLSKANYTIHTAAIKDFVIPKLNLEKDREWLIYASEADLLSVGIFGFTAKQWREANPQLHLKGLNMRDLADAHELLVLSNLEGYNAILIEQGIDKYQRLLALKKAAEQQLKALRKSIYTEEKIKSPFLPVGKPSKKTDK comes from the coding sequence ATGGGTAAAATTAATGTTGAAGGCGTTGAAATTGCCATTTTTTCTCAAAATGATATTGACTACATATCACTGACAGATATGGCTAAAAGCCAACATGAAAACATCATTATCACAAAATGGCTTAGTTTAAAAAACACAATTGAATACCTGGGTGAGTGGGAGGCGATGTTTAATGAAAAGTTTAATTATACCGATTTCGGTACAATTAAAAACACCGCAGGAGGAAATAATTTTGTGTTGTCGGTAAAAGAATGGATAGAAAAAACAGGTGCCATTGGAATTACTGCAAAACCAGGGCGATATGGGGGTACTTACGCCCATAAAGACATCGCATTTCAATTTGGTATGTGGATAAGTCCACGGTTTCAATTATTATTAGTAAGGGAATTTCAACGACTAAAAGATGAAGAGCAAAAGCGCCTGGGTTCGGAATGGGACTATAGAAGATTTTTGTCTAAAGCGAATTATACCATCCATACTGCAGCTATAAAGGATTTTGTAATTCCCAAATTAAACCTCGAAAAAGATCGGGAGTGGCTGATATATGCAAGCGAAGCCGATTTGTTAAGTGTAGGAATCTTTGGATTTACCGCAAAACAATGGCGGGAGGCCAACCCCCAACTTCACTTAAAAGGGCTAAACATGAGAGATTTAGCAGATGCCCATGAATTACTTGTTTTATCTAATCTCGAGGGATATAATGCGATATTAATTGAACAAGGAATTGATAAATACCAACGATTGCTCGCATTAAAAAAAGCTGCAGAACAACAGCTTAAGGCACTACGAAAATCTATCTATACCGAAGAAAAAATCAAAAGCCCTTTTTTACCTGTCGGGAAACCGTCAAAAAAAACGGATAAATAA
- a CDS encoding MarR family winged helix-turn-helix transcriptional regulator, protein MQLINLVGKYVCCRLFKMQLIEPISRKLIRLGKLYLNVLAKHTAHLDVTRYHFILSLIYYHDGQLTQNALAQILDKDKSAMVSIINMLTAKGFVYRESNPNDRREHLLRVTEKAKLAVPQIVETFEHINADITKGISAHEMKIFESVLQKMQTNIKPFTTEPNLKITK, encoded by the coding sequence ATGCAACTAATTAACCTTGTGGGTAAGTATGTTTGCTGCCGCTTGTTTAAGATGCAGCTGATAGAACCCATATCCCGGAAACTGATACGTTTAGGTAAGTTATACCTTAATGTGCTGGCAAAGCATACCGCCCACCTGGATGTTACCCGGTACCACTTTATTCTGTCGCTTATATACTATCACGATGGGCAGCTTACCCAAAACGCGCTGGCGCAAATACTGGATAAAGACAAATCGGCTATGGTAAGTATTATTAACATGCTTACCGCAAAAGGCTTTGTTTACCGCGAGAGCAACCCGAATGACCGACGCGAGCATTTGCTAAGGGTTACCGAAAAGGCAAAGCTGGCTGTACCGCAGATTGTAGAAACTTTTGAGCACATCAACGCTGATATCACCAAAGGCATATCGGCGCACGAGATGAAAATATTTGAAAGCGTGCTGCAAAAAATGCAGACCAACATAAAGCCCTTTACAACCGAACCCAATTTAAAGATCACAAAATGA
- a CDS encoding M61 family metallopeptidase — translation MKPIKLTATVSLILLFMNVNASKAQPLSDISYTVSFPEAQAHYAEIEMNITGLKQNTLDLKMPVWTPGSYLVREFAKNIEAFSASINGKIVASPKINKNTWRIATKGVAAVTIKYRVYANEVSVRTSYIDVTHAFLSTTGIFIYPANMLHSPSTITITPYSNWAKVSTSLEMVNGNPFVRHSPNFDILFDSPIEVGNQDIFGFDVDGVKYEVCMYGGGNYDKERIKKDMHAIIQQEAAIFGENPNKHYTFIIHNHLRGGGGIEHLSSTVLGISRDNYGSEKGYQGFLGLVAHEHFHLWNVKRLRPIVLGPFDYDNENYTTNLWIAEGFTEYYQEIAVRRTNLYPPENYLEQIANEFNVLENLPGKNVQTVAESSFDAWIKGYRPNENSNNTTISYYTKGAIIGMMLDLEIINNSAQKHNLDDVMKYMYVTYYKTKKRGYTDAEFKKGFEMFAGKKLDDFYKRYINGLDPVDYNKYLGYAGYKIVDELADNNDAALGITTGTTAAKKVMVTSVTRGTAAYIDGINVGDEITAIDGNPISDGSNLITGKRPGDKIQVTVNRDGQSVTLPVTLLKSNRVKYKVVPVDSPSAQQLAVRTKWLSL, via the coding sequence ATGAAACCAATTAAGCTGACCGCGACTGTATCATTAATTTTACTTTTTATGAATGTAAACGCCAGTAAGGCGCAACCCCTATCTGATATATCATACACTGTTTCCTTCCCCGAAGCCCAGGCCCATTATGCCGAAATAGAGATGAATATCACCGGGCTCAAGCAAAACACGCTCGATCTTAAAATGCCTGTCTGGACACCTGGATCATACCTGGTGAGGGAATTTGCCAAAAACATCGAGGCCTTTAGCGCCAGCATCAATGGCAAAATTGTAGCCTCGCCCAAAATCAATAAAAACACCTGGCGTATTGCTACAAAAGGTGTGGCCGCCGTTACCATAAAGTATCGCGTTTACGCCAACGAGGTGTCGGTTCGTACCAGCTATATTGATGTAACACATGCTTTCCTGTCAACGACGGGTATATTTATTTATCCCGCCAATATGCTGCACTCGCCATCAACTATCACCATTACGCCATATAGTAACTGGGCTAAAGTTTCAACCAGTTTAGAGATGGTTAACGGCAATCCTTTTGTTCGCCACTCGCCCAACTTTGATATTTTGTTCGATTCTCCCATCGAAGTTGGCAACCAGGACATTTTCGGTTTTGATGTTGACGGCGTTAAATATGAAGTATGTATGTACGGAGGCGGCAACTACGATAAAGAGCGTATTAAAAAAGATATGCACGCTATTATTCAGCAGGAGGCAGCCATATTTGGCGAAAACCCCAATAAACATTATACTTTTATTATCCATAATCATTTGCGTGGCGGAGGTGGTATAGAGCATCTTAGCTCAACTGTTTTGGGCATCAGCCGCGATAATTATGGCAGCGAAAAAGGGTACCAGGGTTTCCTGGGCCTGGTAGCGCATGAGCACTTTCACCTTTGGAACGTGAAGCGTTTGCGGCCTATTGTTTTAGGCCCCTTTGATTACGATAACGAAAATTATACCACCAACCTTTGGATTGCCGAAGGCTTCACCGAATATTACCAGGAGATAGCCGTTCGCCGCACCAACCTTTATCCGCCCGAAAACTACCTGGAGCAGATAGCCAACGAGTTTAACGTATTAGAAAACCTGCCGGGCAAAAACGTACAAACCGTAGCCGAATCGAGTTTTGATGCCTGGATAAAAGGTTATCGCCCTAACGAAAACTCGAACAATACCACTATCTCTTATTACACCAAGGGCGCTATAATTGGCATGATGCTGGATTTGGAGATCATCAACAATTCGGCCCAAAAACACAATCTTGACGATGTAATGAAGTACATGTATGTAACCTATTACAAAACCAAAAAACGTGGCTATACAGATGCTGAGTTTAAAAAAGGTTTTGAAATGTTTGCAGGCAAAAAGCTGGATGATTTTTATAAAAGATACATAAACGGACTTGACCCTGTTGACTACAACAAGTACCTGGGTTATGCCGGCTATAAAATAGTTGACGAACTGGCCGATAACAATGATGCCGCCCTTGGTATTACCACCGGTACTACCGCAGCCAAAAAAGTAATGGTTACCAGTGTAACCCGTGGTACCGCGGCCTATATTGATGGAATTAACGTTGGCGATGAAATAACAGCTATTGACGGCAACCCCATATCCGACGGCTCCAACCTGATAACGGGCAAAAGACCCGGCGACAAAATACAGGTAACCGTTAACCGCGACGGGCAATCTGTTACCTTGCCAGTAACGCTGTTGAAAAGCAACAGGGTAAAATATAAGGTTGTGCCTGTTGATAGCCCTTCGGCACAGCAGCTGGCCGTGCGCACAAAATGGCTGAGTTTGTAA
- a CDS encoding efflux RND transporter periplasmic adaptor subunit, whose product MKTKYIIYTALALLVAYLVYNKFFSKSAKESAAAQAGGKSGKKKNGPVNVNIMIVKDTAVNNIIDVTGSIDANEKVNLVSQTAGNITGIYFNEGSKVQKGQLLVKVYNQDLEASLAQNQYQVTLAKQVEYRNKVLLQKEAISQEEYDTSLTSLNSLKAAADVIKAQISRTEIRAPFSGTIGLRNVSPGSYLSPSSPIAQLVNIDPAKITFSVPERYLAILGVGSKIRFNTESSRENFTGTVYAIEPSIDVNSRTITVRAKAPNPKGLLTAGSFAKINLTLDQIPKTILLPTEAVIPDLKSSIVYVAHNGIAVARPVKTDLRTDTKIQVVDGLKPGDSVVVSGLIQMRAKVPLKIIKVIK is encoded by the coding sequence ATGAAGACAAAATATATTATTTACACGGCGCTGGCCTTGCTGGTTGCTTATTTGGTTTACAACAAGTTTTTTAGTAAAAGCGCCAAAGAAAGCGCGGCAGCACAAGCCGGCGGTAAAAGCGGCAAGAAAAAGAACGGACCGGTAAACGTGAACATTATGATTGTGAAAGATACCGCCGTAAACAACATTATTGATGTAACGGGCAGTATTGATGCTAACGAGAAGGTAAACCTGGTAAGCCAAACAGCAGGCAACATCACCGGGATTTATTTTAATGAGGGTAGCAAGGTGCAAAAAGGTCAACTGCTGGTTAAGGTATATAACCAGGACCTGGAGGCTTCATTGGCTCAAAACCAATACCAGGTAACCCTGGCCAAACAAGTGGAGTACCGTAATAAGGTATTACTGCAAAAGGAAGCCATAAGCCAGGAAGAATATGATACATCGTTAACCTCGCTAAACTCGTTAAAAGCTGCAGCTGATGTGATAAAAGCACAAATATCACGCACAGAAATCAGGGCGCCATTTTCGGGTACCATCGGGCTGCGTAATGTGAGCCCCGGCAGCTATCTGTCGCCGTCATCGCCTATTGCGCAGCTGGTAAATATCGACCCCGCAAAAATCACCTTCTCGGTTCCTGAACGATACTTGGCCATACTTGGCGTAGGCAGCAAAATCAGGTTTAATACCGAAAGCTCAAGGGAAAATTTTACAGGGACTGTTTATGCTATCGAGCCTTCTATCGATGTTAACTCGCGTACTATTACTGTGCGGGCCAAAGCGCCAAACCCCAAGGGCTTGTTAACCGCAGGTAGTTTTGCCAAAATTAATTTAACGCTCGACCAGATTCCCAAAACAATCCTGTTACCAACCGAGGCTGTTATCCCCGATCTGAAAAGCAGCATTGTTTACGTTGCCCACAACGGGATTGCTGTTGCCCGGCCGGTAAAAACAGATTTGCGTACCGATACCAAAATTCAGGTGGTAGATGGTTTAAAGCCTGGCGACAGTGTAGTGGTTTCGGGCCTGATACAAATGAGGGCGAAAGTTCCTTTAAAAATTATTAAAGTAATAAAGTAA